The proteins below are encoded in one region of Anoplopoma fimbria isolate UVic2021 breed Golden Eagle Sablefish chromosome 19, Afim_UVic_2022, whole genome shotgun sequence:
- the parvg gene encoding gamma-parvin isoform X1 yields the protein MEAAVFEYHKEEDTVDIESFQGEKQKLIQPTSLKDPKLEKLKEALVYWINSTLKPEHIVVQSLEEDLYDGLVLHHLLSRFAGVNVSVDEMALTSIAQIRKLGMVLEELDKRLGLQDSSRIKWNVKLIHNKDLLATIHLLVAMVRAFQPELDLPPNVTVEVVIMEVSKSGIKSDVQMEVLTEKWDKGSDSLSKTEREDPIEQLLKLEAHKVNTVKKAILHFVNQNMSSMGLQVADMDKQFADGVILLLLIGQLEGFFVPLYDFNLTPVSHSEMLHNVTLAFDLLNDTGLQVSNVDPQDIVSQDDTATLKVLYALFKKHKGK from the exons ATGGAGGCGGCTGTTTTTGAGTATCACAAAGAAGAAGACACTGTGGACATCGAGTCTTTTCAGG gagagaagcAGAAGCTCATTCAGCCAACGTCTTTAAAAGACCCCAAACTAGAAAAGCTAAAGGAG GCACTGGTTTATTGGATCAATAGTACTTTGAAACCGGAGCACATAGTGGTTCAGAGTCTGGAGGAGGATCTGTACGATGGACTGGTGCTTCATCACCTGCTGT CCAGGTTTGCTGGTGTGAACGTGTCCGTGGATGAGATGGCACTGACCAGCATTGCTCAGATCCGAAAGCTGGGAATGGTCCTGGAGGAGTTGGACAAGAGACTGGGCCTGCAGGACAGCAGTCGGATCAAGTGGAACGTCAAAC TCATCCACAACAAAGACCTTCTGGCCACTATTCATctgctggttgccatggtgagagCGTTCCAGCCTGAACTGGATTTGCCACCGAATGTGACGGTGGAAGTTGTGATTATGGAA GTGAGCAAAAGTGGAATCAAATCAGATGTACAGATGGAGGTCCTGACAGAAAAGTG GGACAAAGGCTCAGACTCCCTAAGCAAGACTGAAA GGGAAGATCCCATCGAGCAACTGCTGAAGCTTGAGGCTCACAAGGTCAACACGGTGAAGAAG GCCATCTTACACTTTGTGAACCAGAATATGTCGTCCATGGGTCTGCAGGTGGCAGATATGGACAAACAG TTCGCTGACGGAGtgattctgctgctgctgatcgGACAGCTGGAAGGCTTCTTCGTCCCGCTGTATGACTTCAACCTGACTCCCGTCAGTCACTCTGAGATG CTTCACAACGTGACCTTGGCCTTTGATCTCCTTAATGACACAGGCCTTCAAGTTTCCAATGTTGATCCACAAG ATATTGTCTCTCAGGACGACACTGCCACCTTGAAGGTCCTGTACGCCCTGTTCAAGAAGCACAAAGGgaaatga
- the parvg gene encoding gamma-parvin isoform X2: MEAAVFEYHKEEDTVDIESFQGEKQKLIQPTSLKDPKLEKLKEALVYWINSTLKPEHIVVQSLEEDLYDGLVLHHLLSRFAGVNVSVDEMALTSIAQIRKLGMVLEELDKRLGLQDSSRIKWNVKLIHNKDLLATIHLLVAMVRAFQPELDLPPNVTVEVVIMEVSKSGIKSDVQMEVLTEKDKGSDSLSKTEREDPIEQLLKLEAHKVNTVKKAILHFVNQNMSSMGLQVADMDKQFADGVILLLLIGQLEGFFVPLYDFNLTPVSHSEMLHNVTLAFDLLNDTGLQVSNVDPQDIVSQDDTATLKVLYALFKKHKGK, encoded by the exons ATGGAGGCGGCTGTTTTTGAGTATCACAAAGAAGAAGACACTGTGGACATCGAGTCTTTTCAGG gagagaagcAGAAGCTCATTCAGCCAACGTCTTTAAAAGACCCCAAACTAGAAAAGCTAAAGGAG GCACTGGTTTATTGGATCAATAGTACTTTGAAACCGGAGCACATAGTGGTTCAGAGTCTGGAGGAGGATCTGTACGATGGACTGGTGCTTCATCACCTGCTGT CCAGGTTTGCTGGTGTGAACGTGTCCGTGGATGAGATGGCACTGACCAGCATTGCTCAGATCCGAAAGCTGGGAATGGTCCTGGAGGAGTTGGACAAGAGACTGGGCCTGCAGGACAGCAGTCGGATCAAGTGGAACGTCAAAC TCATCCACAACAAAGACCTTCTGGCCACTATTCATctgctggttgccatggtgagagCGTTCCAGCCTGAACTGGATTTGCCACCGAATGTGACGGTGGAAGTTGTGATTATGGAA GTGAGCAAAAGTGGAATCAAATCAGATGTACAGATGGAGGTCCTGACAGAAAA GGACAAAGGCTCAGACTCCCTAAGCAAGACTGAAA GGGAAGATCCCATCGAGCAACTGCTGAAGCTTGAGGCTCACAAGGTCAACACGGTGAAGAAG GCCATCTTACACTTTGTGAACCAGAATATGTCGTCCATGGGTCTGCAGGTGGCAGATATGGACAAACAG TTCGCTGACGGAGtgattctgctgctgctgatcgGACAGCTGGAAGGCTTCTTCGTCCCGCTGTATGACTTCAACCTGACTCCCGTCAGTCACTCTGAGATG CTTCACAACGTGACCTTGGCCTTTGATCTCCTTAATGACACAGGCCTTCAAGTTTCCAATGTTGATCCACAAG ATATTGTCTCTCAGGACGACACTGCCACCTTGAAGGTCCTGTACGCCCTGTTCAAGAAGCACAAAGGgaaatga